A single window of Desulfuromonas sp. TF DNA harbors:
- a CDS encoding DUF502 domain-containing protein — protein MTWKRLGRIMFQGLMAILPAVLTLYILYWLLWSAETVLGAVIKALLPEGWYIPGMGLLAGVTATFFFGLALNAFLVRRLLDLCEGLLNRIPLIKTLYGSVKDFIGFFAAKKEKEFNQVVTVELEFGGVPMRLLGFVTRNDFKGLPEGIGSEGEIAVYLPLSYQIGGYTVIVSRSAVRPVDISAHRAMGFIVTGGMITDKGHPRIPSGGVGKTSSASDQGRIS, from the coding sequence ATGACCTGGAAACGCCTCGGCAGAATCATGTTCCAGGGTCTGATGGCGATACTGCCGGCCGTACTGACCCTGTATATTCTCTACTGGCTGCTCTGGTCGGCCGAGACCGTTCTGGGGGCGGTGATCAAGGCCCTTCTTCCGGAGGGCTGGTACATTCCGGGCATGGGCCTGCTGGCGGGGGTGACCGCGACCTTTTTCTTCGGCCTGGCGCTCAACGCCTTTCTGGTGCGCCGCCTTCTGGATCTGTGCGAAGGGCTGCTGAACCGCATCCCCCTGATCAAGACCCTGTACGGCTCGGTCAAGGATTTCATCGGATTCTTTGCAGCCAAGAAGGAGAAGGAGTTCAACCAGGTGGTGACGGTGGAGCTGGAATTCGGGGGCGTGCCGATGCGGTTGCTCGGCTTCGTCACCCGCAACGACTTCAAGGGGCTGCCGGAAGGAATCGGCAGCGAAGGGGAAATCGCCGTCTACCTCCCCCTGAGCTATCAGATCGGCGGATACACGGTCATCGTTTCTCGCTCCGCGGTCCGACCGGTCGACATCTCCGCCCATCGGGCGATGGGATTTATCGTCACCGGGGGGATGATCACCGACAAGGGGCACCCCCGGATCCCCTCCGGTGGGGTCGGGAAAACATCTTCGGCATCGGATCAGGGAAGGATATCGTAA